One window of the Chryseotalea sp. WA131a genome contains the following:
- a CDS encoding carboxypeptidase-like regulatory domain-containing protein gives MNKILIIIVILHLHIIGYAQKVLTGKIVEKRTNIVVPYASLEINDSASGTASDEAGKFILSIETTKIEKTLKVSSIGYLTRRISIDSLLGLNQSEIIISLTPKVIKLEEVLVKSKPIGAEEMVREAIENVSKNYNQQPFNMEFYSNLSVKDTIETVYKVESILSTYRAGYTQGAFNISKIVEKRETGTSPLRPELDKKSKQEHFAYHPTFHVFLIDQIGVGSSMYTVFNPKIFKKLNFKTVTFTQFDKDTVCIIHYGLKPGELKDGKIEKEKYSGTIYIATKNLAIIKHTLSVGNRHNPITIIYKEYKNHYYPYSIQSLLEVKEKDKLYKIDHKIYLKKIKLENVEVIKNEPKNWYIENVAFQKDFWDNNYPR, from the coding sequence ATGAATAAAATTCTGATTATTATTGTCATCCTTCATTTACATATCATTGGCTACGCTCAAAAAGTGTTAACAGGGAAAATAGTAGAAAAAAGAACAAATATTGTTGTTCCATACGCAAGCCTAGAAATCAATGACAGCGCCTCCGGAACCGCTTCAGATGAAGCTGGGAAATTTATTCTATCGATTGAAACAACTAAGATCGAAAAAACTTTAAAAGTAAGTAGCATAGGTTATTTGACGAGAAGAATCTCCATTGACAGTCTTCTGGGGTTAAATCAGTCAGAAATCATAATTTCTCTGACCCCTAAAGTTATAAAATTGGAAGAGGTTCTTGTTAAGTCCAAGCCAATTGGCGCAGAAGAAATGGTAAGGGAAGCAATTGAGAATGTAAGCAAGAACTATAACCAACAGCCATTTAACATGGAGTTTTATTCAAACCTTTCCGTCAAGGACACGATCGAAACTGTCTATAAGGTGGAGAGTATACTTAGTACCTATAGAGCTGGGTACACCCAAGGAGCTTTTAATATCTCTAAAATCGTTGAGAAGCGAGAGACGGGTACAAGCCCACTACGTCCTGAGTTGGACAAAAAAAGTAAACAAGAACATTTTGCGTATCATCCTACGTTTCATGTTTTTCTGATCGACCAAATTGGAGTCGGCAGCAGCATGTATACAGTTTTCAATCCGAAAATATTTAAGAAATTAAATTTTAAGACGGTGACATTTACACAATTTGATAAGGATACGGTTTGTATCATTCACTATGGCCTAAAACCTGGAGAACTGAAAGATGGGAAAATTGAAAAAGAAAAATATTCTGGCACCATATATATTGCAACTAAAAATCTCGCTATCATTAAACACACGCTTTCTGTTGGGAACCGCCATAATCCTATAACTATTATTTACAAGGAATATAAGAATCATTATTACCCTTACTCCATCCAGAGTTTGCTTGAGGTTAAGGAAAAAGATAAGCTTTACAAGATTGATCATAAAATATATCTCAAAAAGATTAAACTGGAAAATGTGGAAGTAATCAAAAACGAGCCTAAAAATTGGTACATAGAAAATGTGGCTTTTCAAAAAGATTTTTGGGATAATAACTATCCTAGATAA
- a CDS encoding lantibiotic dehydratase, which translates to MELLDFFILRTPFFPLSYQFEDPVQMFRSSSHFRESISISSPSLFHDAQLLITNKIDSEKERVKIHLSLLRYLKRMSFRCTPFGISAGISIGAITNKTGIINCNPEDSQRLIRPDMCFLGKIYQHVMGEPTLRRRLLYRANNTCFHFNNELRYLEYSYEPYRSYRMSSVESDPLLLSLIGICQDSMQYETILTKVVSEGYDSAEASSYICQLIESKLLISELEPSVSGIHYGKKLFTFLEANRIHLSDSLEQSRVILNKIIGTHHSSTGIDSWNEEIVSEAERIGIKDIDIIQVDMLKQGSQIELDREIFADLRMALRITQYLVKHTVSENLVNLSKFIDEFEYRYEGMEVPLLEVMDPHIGIGYPYSPDSLVDSLLTENIQVSSAISEKMEVSTTFNPILRKYYDCLSQNKTEVILSQEDIKTKEVTSFDEFNKYTGIMSSLVSIIKKQDSIKIQHTSTEGTNFKTLGRFCYSHSDIESYLSKLAHLEQEADPQGIFAELVFLPEDRIGNLIAKPPLCIYEIPIVSSSCLPKENQIQLNDILVCVQNGKIQLRSRQFNKVIYPIFSSAYTHTKSNVPLFRFLGDLQYQYCYPSIYWDWGILGRMPFLPRVSYKNIILSKATWKITLESISSLLNAKEPFQKIKKYFLLNKIPNSFVIVQGDHVLPINLDNDSSYRLFIDELVKNKLLVVQENLIADETDSIVYDANRRCYSNEVILLWDNLSSNRKSEIPVTGFSIDKLVPAGGGDCIYFKIYCNHSIADNIIKDHIKPWFDQLHLAGVSFTWFFIRYADPQFHLRIRIFSTEQNILKIRTNFFVIVSVVNRHKKSWKIQEDTYNREWQRYGAENMKNVEEYFYVDSKFVMDLICKLSGSELQSLRWKIALIIVNNVLDDFALSILQKAKLMTSMEQSFLEEFGSIRNNKLELSKKFRRSKTEIESALLGQETNLSSVYELLEHRKERIKIVVDKIDKLNRGGELGVSLFNLVSSIIHMSLNRIFESKHRMQEMVIYSFLSCHYKSEIARAKYKITPTR; encoded by the coding sequence ATGGAATTATTAGATTTTTTCATTCTTCGGACCCCCTTTTTTCCCCTTTCCTATCAATTTGAAGACCCAGTTCAAATGTTTCGTTCTAGTTCTCATTTTCGGGAATCGATATCAATATCTTCACCTTCCTTATTTCATGACGCTCAATTATTGATTACCAATAAAATTGATTCAGAAAAGGAGCGAGTTAAAATTCATCTTTCTTTGCTTCGGTATTTGAAACGCATGTCCTTTCGTTGCACTCCATTTGGAATTAGTGCAGGCATCTCAATAGGGGCTATTACGAACAAAACCGGAATAATTAATTGTAATCCAGAAGATTCTCAAAGATTAATTCGACCTGACATGTGCTTCCTTGGGAAAATATATCAACACGTGATGGGTGAACCGACCTTGAGGAGGAGGTTATTGTATCGAGCAAACAACACATGTTTTCATTTTAACAATGAATTAAGATATCTTGAATACAGCTATGAACCCTATCGTTCTTATAGAATGTCTAGTGTTGAAAGTGATCCGCTTTTGTTATCTCTAATTGGAATTTGTCAAGATTCTATGCAGTATGAAACTATCTTGACTAAGGTAGTTTCAGAAGGTTATGATTCCGCCGAGGCCAGTAGCTACATTTGCCAACTAATTGAAAGCAAATTATTAATTTCAGAATTGGAGCCTTCCGTTTCAGGAATCCATTATGGCAAGAAGCTTTTTACTTTCCTAGAGGCTAATCGAATCCATTTGTCGGATAGCCTCGAACAGAGTAGAGTCATTCTAAACAAAATTATTGGTACTCATCATTCTTCTACTGGCATTGATTCTTGGAATGAGGAAATTGTTTCTGAAGCAGAGCGAATTGGCATCAAAGATATTGATATCATTCAAGTCGATATGCTTAAGCAAGGCTCTCAAATTGAATTAGATCGAGAGATATTTGCGGACTTACGAATGGCTCTCCGCATCACCCAATACCTAGTTAAGCATACGGTATCAGAAAACCTAGTTAATTTGTCCAAGTTTATTGACGAGTTTGAGTATCGGTATGAAGGCATGGAGGTTCCCCTCCTCGAAGTCATGGATCCACATATAGGAATTGGCTATCCATATTCGCCAGATTCATTGGTTGATAGTCTTTTAACAGAGAACATTCAGGTGAGTTCTGCTATTTCTGAAAAAATGGAAGTCTCTACTACTTTCAATCCTATACTTCGAAAATACTACGATTGTTTAAGTCAAAATAAAACTGAAGTTATCCTTAGTCAAGAAGATATCAAAACTAAGGAGGTAACCAGCTTTGATGAATTTAATAAATATACAGGGATCATGAGCAGTCTGGTAAGTATTATCAAGAAACAAGATTCAATTAAGATACAACATACTAGTACAGAGGGTACTAACTTTAAAACATTAGGAAGATTTTGTTATTCTCACTCAGATATTGAAAGTTATTTGAGTAAGTTAGCTCATCTTGAACAAGAGGCAGACCCTCAAGGAATATTTGCTGAACTGGTATTCCTTCCAGAGGATAGAATAGGCAACCTGATTGCCAAACCACCTCTTTGCATTTATGAAATTCCTATTGTTTCTAGTAGTTGCTTACCAAAAGAGAATCAAATACAGTTAAACGATATACTTGTGTGTGTCCAGAACGGGAAAATTCAGTTGAGGTCTAGGCAATTTAATAAGGTTATTTATCCCATATTTTCTTCTGCTTATACTCATACTAAAAGTAATGTTCCTTTGTTTCGATTTTTAGGTGATCTTCAATATCAATATTGTTACCCTTCAATATACTGGGATTGGGGAATTCTAGGGCGAATGCCATTTTTACCACGGGTTTCTTATAAAAATATAATCTTATCAAAAGCTACATGGAAGATTACACTAGAATCCATATCCTCTTTACTCAATGCAAAAGAACCCTTTCAAAAAATTAAAAAGTATTTCCTGCTAAATAAAATACCCAATTCCTTTGTGATCGTTCAGGGGGATCATGTGCTTCCGATTAACCTAGACAATGATAGCTCATATCGCCTTTTCATTGACGAACTAGTAAAAAACAAACTATTAGTGGTTCAGGAAAATTTGATTGCCGATGAAACCGATTCGATTGTATATGATGCAAATAGAAGATGCTACTCAAATGAGGTGATTTTGTTATGGGACAATCTTAGCTCAAATAGAAAGTCGGAGATTCCTGTAACTGGATTTTCGATTGATAAGTTAGTTCCCGCTGGAGGTGGTGATTGCATCTATTTTAAAATCTATTGCAATCATTCAATAGCAGATAACATTATAAAGGATCATATTAAACCCTGGTTTGACCAATTACATCTGGCAGGGGTTTCCTTTACTTGGTTCTTCATTCGATACGCTGATCCACAATTTCATTTACGAATTAGAATTTTTTCGACTGAACAAAATATTTTAAAAATTAGAACTAACTTTTTTGTAATAGTCTCAGTGGTGAATAGACACAAGAAAAGCTGGAAGATACAAGAGGACACTTACAATCGAGAATGGCAACGCTATGGAGCGGAAAACATGAAGAATGTTGAAGAATACTTTTATGTAGATAGCAAATTCGTAATGGATTTGATTTGTAAATTATCCGGTTCAGAGCTTCAATCTTTGCGCTGGAAAATTGCTTTGATTATAGTGAATAATGTATTGGATGATTTTGCCCTATCAATTCTTCAAAAGGCAAAGTTAATGACTAGTATGGAACAAAGCTTTCTAGAAGAGTTTGGCTCTATACGAAATAACAAACTCGAACTGTCAAAAAAATTTCGGAGAAGTAAAACTGAAATTGAATCTGCTTTATTGGGACAAGAGACCAATTTATCAAGTGTTTATGAATTACTTGAGCATCGCAAAGAACGAATAAAGATTGTGGTCGATAAGATTGATAAATTAAATCGCGGTGGCGAGTTAGGCGTTAGTCTTTTTAATCTTGTCTCTAGCATAATTCACATGTCTCTAAATAGGATTTTCGAAAGTAAACATCGAATGCAAGAGATGGTTATCTACAGTTTTCTTTCATGTCATTACAAATCCGAGATAGCGCGGGCTAAATACAAAATTACACCAACGAGATAG
- a CDS encoding class I lanthipeptide, whose amino-acid sequence MEKKKLSLNKLSVTELGNKEMVHVKGGYSFTCSLSIYSSCQKNNSKAGGHGGLCHYC is encoded by the coding sequence ATGGAAAAGAAAAAGTTATCATTAAACAAGCTTAGTGTCACTGAGTTGGGTAACAAGGAGATGGTTCATGTAAAGGGTGGGTATTCATTTACTTGCAGTTTGTCAATCTACAGCTCATGTCAGAAGAATAATTCTAAAGCTGGCGGACACGGTGGTCTTTGCCATTATTGCTAA
- a CDS encoding nucleotidyltransferase domain-containing protein — protein MVTQQTAINTAHAFVQECKMIGVTFDKVMLFGSYARGTAHDGSDIDLLLVSKKFTDDIFANLKQYTKVNIRYPLIETHPYSFQQFTDGDEFIAHIAKEGIEI, from the coding sequence ATGGTTACTCAACAAACTGCTATAAATACTGCTCATGCGTTTGTGCAAGAATGCAAAATGATCGGGGTGACTTTCGATAAGGTCATGCTCTTTGGCTCGTATGCGCGTGGGACAGCCCACGATGGCTCAGACATTGACCTGCTGTTGGTGTCCAAGAAATTTACAGATGATATTTTTGCCAACCTTAAACAATACACCAAAGTGAACATACGCTATCCATTGATAGAGACACACCCTTATTCATTTCAACAATTTACGGATGGTGATGAATTTATTGCCCACATAGCAAAAGAGGGGATTGAGATTTAG
- a CDS encoding HEPN domain-containing protein, which translates to MKTKEEHITHWVNQSNDDWESTELLFTGKKYLHALFFAHLSLEKVSKAHWINSNESNIPPKTHNLIFLLSQTTIELTDDQKEFLLELNRFQIEGRYPEQISKLHKASTASFARHKLDQAKQLQQWLLNKLL; encoded by the coding sequence GTGAAAACAAAAGAGGAACACATTACACATTGGGTTAATCAATCAAACGATGATTGGGAATCAACAGAGCTTTTGTTCACTGGCAAAAAATACCTTCATGCTTTGTTCTTTGCACACTTGTCGTTAGAGAAGGTGAGCAAAGCGCATTGGATCAATTCAAACGAAAGTAATATTCCACCTAAAACCCACAACCTCATTTTTCTATTATCACAAACAACTATTGAGCTTACCGATGACCAAAAAGAATTCCTGCTGGAACTAAACCGCTTTCAAATCGAAGGCCGCTACCCAGAGCAAATTTCAAAACTACATAAAGCTTCTACTGCCTCGTTCGCGCGACACAAACTAGACCAAGCCAAACAATTACAACAATGGTTACTCAACAAACTGCTATAA
- a CDS encoding HlyD family efflux transporter periplasmic adaptor subunit, translating into MTLEISTSFAILYILFTMENNIELRSEEVQEIITQMPGGLIRWGIGLIFFLFVVLLSISWFVKYPDVIKAKVVVTTDPAPINLVSRAVGKITLLKKANETARKNDLIAHLQTNASLTDMAYLEAALTSYEANTNTTDLFIALDKNNKAGDLQSYVNATVKSLQDLIAFTETKLHEKQIAHLNKQVLSYKNLNRNLQKQLSLMKQEGALSYQQFKADSILLAQKVIAPLDFNKSKSAHLLQQRGLKGMEASIISNQLQADVLEKQVTELEISSVKEQSQLQTSADNAIKELAARLKAWKENFLFTAPADGTVAYLGFIENDQYIESGKPLFALLPTSNKLIAKAELPVLGSGKVKVGQAVNIRLSNYPFEQFGMLQGEIESISEVPDKENYTVAISLRQGMNSTHNKLLSFRPQLQGETEIITEDLRLLERVFYQFRKLIATK; encoded by the coding sequence ATGACATTAGAAATAAGCACCAGCTTTGCTATCTTGTATATTTTATTTACGATGGAAAATAATATAGAACTGCGCAGCGAAGAAGTACAAGAGATCATCACTCAAATGCCGGGCGGGCTGATCCGCTGGGGCATTGGGCTGATCTTCTTTCTTTTTGTTGTGCTGCTCTCCATCAGTTGGTTTGTGAAATACCCCGATGTGATAAAGGCCAAAGTGGTGGTAACCACCGACCCCGCCCCGATTAACCTGGTGAGCCGGGCTGTTGGCAAAATAACTCTTTTGAAAAAGGCCAATGAGACTGCCCGGAAAAATGATCTGATTGCCCACTTACAAACCAATGCCTCTCTTACCGATATGGCTTATTTAGAGGCAGCACTCACTAGCTACGAAGCAAATACCAACACCACCGATTTATTTATTGCACTTGATAAAAATAATAAAGCAGGCGATTTACAGAGCTATGTGAATGCAACCGTTAAATCTTTGCAAGACTTGATTGCCTTTACGGAGACCAAACTCCACGAAAAACAGATCGCACATTTAAACAAGCAAGTATTATCTTACAAAAACCTTAACCGAAATCTGCAAAAGCAACTGAGCTTGATGAAACAGGAAGGAGCACTAAGCTACCAACAGTTTAAGGCCGACTCCATCTTGCTTGCGCAGAAGGTGATTGCTCCGCTTGATTTCAACAAAAGCAAAAGTGCCCACCTGCTACAGCAACGCGGCCTCAAGGGCATGGAAGCTTCCATTATCTCTAACCAACTACAAGCCGATGTCCTAGAGAAACAAGTAACTGAACTAGAAATAAGCAGCGTCAAAGAACAAAGCCAATTGCAGACATCTGCGGACAATGCCATTAAAGAATTAGCTGCGCGATTAAAAGCATGGAAAGAGAACTTCCTTTTTACCGCTCCCGCGGATGGCACGGTTGCCTACCTGGGCTTTATAGAAAATGACCAATACATTGAAAGTGGCAAGCCTTTGTTTGCGTTGTTGCCTACTTCAAATAAACTAATAGCAAAAGCAGAACTGCCTGTGCTAGGCTCAGGCAAAGTAAAAGTTGGGCAAGCGGTAAATATCCGGTTATCCAATTATCCTTTTGAGCAATTTGGTATGTTGCAGGGGGAAATAGAGTCTATCTCTGAAGTGCCCGATAAAGAAAACTACACTGTGGCGATCAGCTTACGCCAAGGAATGAACAGCACACATAACAAACTCCTTTCCTTTAGGCCGCAGTTACAAGGGGAGACAGAAATCATAACGGAGGACTTGAGGTTGTTGGAGCGAGTGTTTTATCAGTTTAGGAAATTGATTGCAACAAAATAA
- a CDS encoding succinate dehydrogenase/fumarate reductase iron-sulfur subunit — protein MNVNVKVWRQKDSKTKGGFKSYAVHTSPDMSFLEMMDVLNTDLIKKGEESIAFDHDCREGICGMCSMYINGHPHGPLQTTTCQLHMRTFKDGETITVEPWRAKAFPVVKDLVVDRTAFDRIQQAGGYVNVNTGGVPDANEIPIPKKIADEAFDAATCIGCGACVAACKNASAMLFVSAKVSQFALLPQGQVERKERVEKMVAQMDAEGFGACTNTKACEAECPKGISVTNIARMNREYFGSMLSSYEVESGGGVG, from the coding sequence ATGAATGTTAACGTAAAAGTTTGGAGACAAAAGGACAGCAAAACCAAAGGAGGCTTTAAATCCTATGCTGTTCATACCTCACCCGACATGTCTTTTTTGGAGATGATGGATGTCTTAAATACTGACCTTATTAAAAAAGGGGAGGAGTCCATTGCTTTTGATCACGATTGCCGCGAAGGTATTTGTGGTATGTGCAGTATGTACATCAATGGTCATCCGCACGGACCGTTGCAAACTACCACTTGCCAATTGCACATGCGCACTTTTAAAGACGGTGAAACAATTACGGTAGAACCGTGGAGGGCAAAGGCATTTCCTGTAGTAAAAGATTTAGTGGTAGACCGTACTGCTTTTGATAGAATTCAACAAGCGGGTGGTTATGTAAATGTAAATACAGGCGGAGTGCCTGATGCCAACGAAATACCGATTCCTAAAAAAATAGCAGATGAGGCATTTGATGCTGCCACCTGTATTGGTTGCGGTGCATGTGTGGCGGCTTGCAAAAACGCGTCCGCGATGTTATTTGTAAGTGCAAAGGTTTCTCAGTTTGCTTTGTTGCCGCAAGGCCAAGTAGAGCGTAAAGAGCGAGTAGAGAAAATGGTTGCTCAAATGGATGCCGAGGGCTTTGGCGCTTGCACCAATACCAAAGCGTGTGAGGCTGAATGCCCCAAAGGAATTAGCGTAACCAACATTGCTCGCATGAACCGCGAGTATTTTGGTTCGATGCTTAGCTCGTATGAAGTTGAGTCAGGTGGGGGAGTAGGATAG
- a CDS encoding fumarate reductase/succinate dehydrogenase flavoprotein subunit, with product MKLDSKIPEGPIAEKWTKHKFNLKLVNPANKRKYDIIVVGTGLAGASAAASLGELGYNVKAFCFQDSPRRAHSIAAQGGINAAKNYQNDGDSIYRLFYDTIKGGDYRAREGNVYRLAETSVSIIDQCVAQGVPFAREYGGLLANRSFGGAQVSRTFYARGQTGQQLLLGAYGALNRQIANGKVKMYNRSEMLDVVVIDGKARGIITRDLITGKIESHSAHAVLLCTGGYGNVFYLSTNAKGSNVTAAWRAHKKGALFGNPCFTQIHPTCIPVSGDHQSKLTLMSESLRNDGRVWVPKKAMPGLKGLEAMKVPESERDYFLERKYPSFGNLVPRDVASRNAKIVCDEGRGVGSGLAVFLDFTDAIKRDGEDTIRAKYGNLFDMYAQITGENPYKSPMMIYPAVHYTMGGLWVDYNLSTNVPGLYALGEANFSDHGANRLGASALMQGLADGYFVIPYTVGDYLATIGWADKISTEHAAFKDAIQQSEERMKKLVSIRGKKTVDEFHRQLGLTMWEYCGMSRSEQGLKKAKKIIQDLKAEFWTNVNVLGATSELNQELEKANRVADFIELGELMVDDALNRAESCGGHFREESQTPEGEAMRKDDEYAYVAAWEFKGENQPEVLHKEELKFENVKLTQRSYK from the coding sequence ATGAAGCTCGATTCAAAAATTCCAGAAGGCCCGATAGCAGAAAAATGGACGAAACATAAATTCAATTTGAAGTTGGTCAATCCCGCCAACAAGCGGAAGTATGACATAATAGTCGTTGGCACGGGTTTGGCCGGGGCATCGGCTGCTGCTTCGCTGGGCGAATTGGGTTATAATGTAAAAGCATTTTGTTTTCAAGATAGCCCACGCAGAGCCCACAGCATTGCTGCACAAGGTGGAATTAACGCAGCCAAAAATTATCAAAACGATGGCGATAGCATTTATCGTTTGTTCTACGATACGATAAAAGGTGGTGACTATCGCGCACGCGAAGGAAATGTATATCGTTTGGCAGAAACCAGCGTAAGCATCATTGACCAGTGCGTGGCACAAGGTGTACCATTTGCACGCGAGTACGGGGGCTTGCTGGCCAACCGTTCTTTTGGTGGAGCGCAAGTGTCAAGGACGTTCTATGCGCGTGGCCAAACCGGGCAACAATTGTTATTGGGTGCCTATGGAGCGTTGAATCGTCAGATTGCCAACGGCAAAGTAAAAATGTACAATCGCAGCGAAATGTTGGATGTGGTGGTGATTGATGGCAAGGCGAGAGGCATCATCACGCGCGATTTAATAACCGGAAAAATTGAATCGCACAGTGCGCATGCTGTGTTGCTTTGCACGGGTGGATATGGAAACGTTTTTTATTTATCAACCAATGCCAAAGGCTCAAACGTAACGGCTGCTTGGCGTGCCCACAAAAAAGGAGCTCTTTTCGGCAACCCCTGCTTTACACAGATACACCCAACTTGTATTCCGGTTTCAGGCGATCATCAGTCGAAGTTGACATTAATGTCAGAATCACTTCGCAATGATGGTAGGGTGTGGGTGCCAAAGAAAGCAATGCCAGGTTTGAAAGGCTTGGAGGCGATGAAAGTCCCAGAATCAGAGAGAGATTATTTCTTGGAAAGAAAATATCCATCGTTTGGAAACTTGGTGCCTCGTGATGTGGCTTCACGCAATGCGAAAATTGTTTGTGATGAAGGCCGTGGGGTAGGTTCTGGTTTAGCGGTGTTTCTAGATTTTACCGATGCTATTAAACGCGATGGGGAAGATACCATAAGAGCCAAGTATGGCAACTTATTCGATATGTATGCTCAGATTACAGGAGAGAATCCTTACAAATCGCCTATGATGATTTACCCGGCTGTTCACTATACCATGGGCGGCTTATGGGTAGATTATAATTTAAGTACAAATGTTCCTGGACTTTATGCTTTGGGCGAAGCCAACTTCTCTGACCATGGTGCAAACCGATTGGGCGCAAGTGCGTTGATGCAAGGCTTGGCCGATGGTTATTTTGTGATTCCTTACACGGTAGGGGATTACTTGGCAACCATTGGGTGGGCAGATAAAATTAGCACCGAACATGCTGCCTTCAAAGACGCCATTCAGCAATCAGAAGAGCGCATGAAAAAATTGGTGAGTATTCGGGGAAAGAAAACCGTGGATGAGTTCCACCGCCAATTGGGTTTAACGATGTGGGAGTACTGTGGCATGAGTCGCAGCGAGCAAGGGTTGAAAAAAGCAAAGAAAATCATACAAGATTTGAAAGCTGAATTTTGGACAAACGTGAATGTATTGGGTGCCACGAGCGAGCTTAACCAAGAATTAGAAAAAGCCAACCGTGTGGCGGACTTTATTGAATTGGGAGAATTGATGGTAGACGATGCGTTGAACCGTGCCGAATCGTGTGGAGGCCACTTCCGCGAAGAATCTCAAACCCCCGAAGGGGAAGCCATGCGCAAAGATGATGAGTACGCTTACGTAGCCGCTTGGGAGTTCAAAGGGGAAAATCAACCTGAAGTGTTGCACAAGGAAGAATTGAAATTTGAAAATGTTAAGCTGACGCAACGCAGCTACAAATAA
- a CDS encoding succinate dehydrogenase cytochrome b subunit has product MKWFIDLFSSTLGRKVVMALTGLFIILFLAVHLAGNLQLLKDDGGEAFNVYAYFMTTNPLIKTIAYVNYAFFIGHIIWAILLTRKNREARGSEGYAVTSSKSSIWSSRNMGILGTIILVFLVVHMVQFWGQMHFGSMTYKTYGEKEVKDLYTVVSAAFQQWWYVALYCFSMAAIAFHLWHGFISAFQTLGLNHMKYNPVINFVGKAFSIIVPALFALIPIWMFFV; this is encoded by the coding sequence ATGAAATGGTTTATTGATTTATTTTCAAGCACCCTTGGCCGCAAAGTGGTAATGGCCTTAACGGGATTGTTCATCATTCTTTTCTTGGCCGTTCACCTCGCAGGTAATCTTCAGTTGTTGAAAGATGACGGGGGCGAAGCCTTCAACGTGTACGCTTATTTCATGACGACCAATCCGCTCATCAAAACCATTGCTTACGTCAACTATGCCTTCTTTATAGGGCACATTATTTGGGCGATTTTGCTTACGCGAAAAAACAGAGAAGCTCGCGGGAGCGAAGGATATGCGGTCACTTCTTCAAAATCTTCGATCTGGTCGTCTCGTAACATGGGAATTTTGGGTACCATTATATTGGTGTTCTTGGTGGTTCACATGGTACAATTCTGGGGTCAAATGCACTTTGGCTCGATGACTTATAAAACGTATGGTGAGAAGGAAGTAAAAGATTTATATACCGTGGTTAGTGCAGCCTTTCAGCAATGGTGGTATGTGGCATTGTATTGCTTCAGCATGGCTGCCATCGCCTTTCACTTATGGCATGGATTTATTAGCGCTTTTCAAACACTTGGCTTAAACCATATGAAGTATAATCCTGTTATTAATTTTGTTGGCAAAGCTTTTTCAATTATTGTTCCTGCTTTGTTTGCACTCATTCCGATTTGGATGTTTTTTGTTTAA
- the rplT gene encoding 50S ribosomal protein L20, translated as MPRSVNSVASRAKRKRFMELAKGYFGRKKNVWTVAKNAIEKGLVYAYRDRKAKKRDFRSLWISRINAGARLHGLSYSEFIGKVKKANIDLNRKVLADLAMNHPTAFEAVVKQLK; from the coding sequence ATGCCACGTTCAGTAAACAGTGTTGCATCTCGCGCCAAGCGCAAAAGATTCATGGAATTGGCCAAAGGCTACTTTGGTCGTAAGAAAAATGTATGGACGGTAGCGAAGAACGCTATCGAAAAAGGTTTGGTGTACGCTTACCGCGACCGCAAAGCCAAGAAAAGAGATTTCCGTTCGTTGTGGATCTCACGTATCAATGCCGGTGCTCGTTTGCACGGATTGTCATACTCTGAGTTCATAGGCAAAGTAAAGAAGGCCAATATCGACCTTAACCGCAAGGTGCTTGCCGACTTAGCAATGAATCACCCAACTGCTTTTGAAGCGGTGGTGAAGCAGTTGAAGTAG
- the rpmI gene encoding 50S ribosomal protein L35 codes for MPKVKTKSGAKKRFKVTGTGKIKRKHAFKNHILTKKTTKQKRRLTKKAIVNKRDESNIKPMLPYSF; via the coding sequence ATGCCGAAAGTAAAAACCAAATCAGGTGCCAAGAAAAGATTTAAAGTAACGGGCACGGGTAAAATCAAGCGCAAGCATGCGTTTAAGAACCACATCCTTACCAAAAAGACCACGAAACAAAAAAGAAGATTGACCAAGAAGGCCATCGTGAACAAGCGCGATGAGTCCAACATCAAGCCAATGCTTCCGTATTCGTTTTAA